A stretch of the Ascaphus truei isolate aAscTru1 chromosome 4, aAscTru1.hap1, whole genome shotgun sequence genome encodes the following:
- the LOC142493055 gene encoding uncharacterized protein LOC142493055, giving the protein MSLFKMEETPYLRQTSIELQPLEAQIARQQDVENIHAGEVLQAEADFPDSDQRHIYVLPAIPDQRNIYQKAYQTVAKVITKKRLLKTILCLSICFAFLAISASVIFRLQWHFVTQQEGEIIDWKRAAAHGITTPDSGIVKRGLHYDLKPVDIQSVGIPQGVYWKPFPKPIIQKRKTLGISQVVLFDSTVLAKEAGITTPEGRKLVTQHLNAQMQQLQSTSLKYDLPLHDHWKQQSYREQRCHAEFGHCYFIDFQGTRKWPTKELKADHCPRPGVTMDNIRYKQFPIFYLNTGQITQNGFVPNGQTDPRVAFWEGAEEEEYRIPGGVRPYISAVFCTDSIYSGWWNSSITAEDLLHKLQDVMEDAKTGQLKTAALPKEWNTKGDGMLFREPTAWDTCTQPRFATFTNTTYYSHSCKGFKNACGITLEKLINEGICDKDTTVFKYGCKPCSFYYNLTQGYFNWQPKMIDQGFLHFSGLRGFWCVERIVIMKPNYKVYSLFQKCLNDSLHMNVDTVIRAMSDLMNVQIAPDDKPCEYDTCTTRNIVNMPYSEAMWGTNATINAIVYYENDTEFMNECKVSSKTSARKLLTNDDILITTGHLLSGSVSVISQISDSNDEELRRGILLLRDHMIKFASYTISDITVLSEEIKALVILNHITSIRLTLQSKKVDISLLNLTLITQTLNLSPKESEILAYVSQTTVYDIRERNHRRVHNPDDSLWEVFIYYELFIPGDVYTTNWELLNFGHIIHTGSYFARMQVAQPFQYMSVKCDRKFFISTIRCVDRGYLICDDIIQHMPCNDQMQGSNCPITVMPIQTPFTLIHSLDNGSYIVLSTEKDCDIPPFQASLVTVNGSIQCYGTTLIPPLLHQKFTSGVHFQVPAITLILPHMTAYLAHLKKMKVTIEFTHDIVHTLLQRVHSELLRVDLHPGDFPQWLTTLGESLKTFWPMTGNFLTKIGTSLQSTGKSIFSGLGNAFGILGYLKPILFFILGIIILVILLRIFSFLPKMKMKRRSA; this is encoded by the coding sequence ATGTCACTGTTCAAGATGGAGGAGACACCGTATCTGCGACAGACTTCGATCGAGCTGCAGCCTCTCGAAGCACAGATTGCAAGACAACAGGATGTGGAAAATATTCACGCAGGTGAGGTCCTACAAGCTGAAGCTGACTTCCCTgacagtgaccaaagacatatatatgtgttaccTGCCATACCGGATCAACGCAACATTTACCAGAAGGCCTATCAAACAGTGGCTAAGGTGAtcacaaagaaaagactgttaaagactattttgtgtctctcaatctgttttgcttttctagcaatatcggccagcgttattttcaggttacaatGGCATTTTGTGACTCAGCAAGAAGGAGAGATCATCGACTGGAAACGTGCAGCAgcacacggtattaccacaccagactccggcatcgtgaaacgaggactacattacgatttgaaaccggtggacatacagtcggtgggtatacctcaaggtgtgtattggaagccgtttcctaaacctatcatccagaaacgaaagactttggggatttcacaggttgtgctgtttgattctactgtgctagctaaagaagctggtataactacgccagaaggaaggaagctggtgacacaacatctgaatgcacagatgcaacagctgcaatctacaagcctgaaatatgatttaccccttcatgaccattggaagcagcaaagctaccgtgaacaacgttgtcatgctgaatttggacattgttatttcattgactttcaaggaaCACGTAAATGGCCAACGAAGGAGCTGAAAGCTGATCATTGCCCTCGGCCTGGTGTGACCATGGACAATATAAGGTATAAGCAATTCCCTATTTTCTATCTGAATACAGGTCAAATTACTCAGAACGGATTCGTTCCCAATGGACAGACTGATCCAAGAGTGGCATTCTGGGAAGGTGCTGAAGAAGAAGAGTACAGAATACCTGGGGGGGTAAGACCGTATATATCTGCTGTTTTTTGTACTGACAGTATTTACTCAGGATGGTGGAACTCATCAATAACCGCTGAGGACCTGTTACACAAACTTCAAGATGTGATGGAAGATGCTAAAACTGGACAGCTAAAGACAGCAGCACTTCCGAAAGAATGGAATACAAAAGGTGATGGTATGTTGTTTCGTGAACCTACAGCATGGGACACTTGCACTCAACCACGCTTTGCTACATTTACCAATACGACATActacagccattcatgtaaaggttTCAAGAATGCGTGTGGTATCACATTGGAGAAATTGATTAATGAAGGAATCTGTGATAAGGACACTACAGTATTCAAGTACGGTTGTAAACCGTGTTCCTTTTATTACAATCTCACGCAAGGCTATTTTAACTGGCAACCGaaaatgattgatcaaggatttttacatttttctgggttacgaggtttttggtgtgtggagcgaatagtgattatgaaacctaattacaaagtctactccctgttccagaaatgtctcaatgatagtttgcatatgaatgttgacacggtaatcagggcaatgagcgatttgatgaatgttcaaatagctccagatgataaaccctgtgagtatgacacgtgcaccacacgtaatattgttaacatgccctactcagaggcaatgtggggtacgaatgcaacgattaatgccatagtgtattatgaaaatgacacagagttcatgaatgaatgtaaagtttcaagtaaaacatctgcaagaaaattgcttactaacgatgatattcttataaccacaggacacctgctgagtggttctgtttctgttataagtcaaatctctgactcaaatgatgaagaattaaggagaggtattttgttgttaagagatcacatgataaaatttgcttcctacacaatttcagatataacagtgttatctgaagaaattaaagctttggTTATTCTTAATCACATTACTTCTATCAGGTTAACATTGCAAAGTAAAAAGGTTGACATATCACTTTTAAATCTCACTTTGATCACACAGACTCTCAATTTAAGTCCAAAAGAATCTGAAATCCTGGCATATGTTTCACAAACcacagtttatgacatacgagaaagaaaccacagacgggttcataaccctgatgactcatTATGGGAAGTTTTTATatactatgaattatttattccaggagatgtgtatacaacaaattgggaactgcttaattttggacacataatacacacaggttcttatttcgcaaggaTGCAGGTTGCGCAACCATTTCaatacatgtctgtgaaatgtgatcgtaaatttttcatcagcactataagatgtgttgatagaggttacttgatttgtgatgacattatacagcacatgccttgcaatgatcaaatgcaaggtagcaactgcccgataactgTAATGCCTATTCAAACcccttttacattaattcacagcctagataatgggagttacatagtgtTATCTACAGAAAaggattgcgatattcctccttttcaggcatcacttgtcacggttaatgggagtatacagtgttatggtactacacttattccacctctgttacatcagaaattcacatctggagtacatttccaggtaccagctatcacactgatccttcctcacatgacagcctatttggcacatttaaagaagATGAAGGTTACTATAGAgttcacacatgatatagtacatacccttttacagagagttcacagtgaattactacgtgttgatttgcacccaggtgattttccccagtggttaaCTACACTGGGTGAgtcattgaaaactttttggccaatgacaggtaattttttgacaaagataggcactagcctacaatctactggtaaaagtatctTTAGTGGACTgggaaatgcgtttggaatcctaggttatttaaaaccaatattgttttttattttagggataataatccttgttattttgcttcgtattttctcatttcttccgaagatgaagatgaagaggcgttcagcttaa